A part of Heliangelus exortis chromosome 3, bHelExo1.hap1, whole genome shotgun sequence genomic DNA contains:
- the HTR1B gene encoding 5-hydroxytryptamine receptor 1B, which produces MEVVDPCQAPLLPANDSYHGRNCSAEEGIYQDATPLPWKIVLTIVLALVTLATVLSNAFVIATVYQTRKLHTPANYLIASLAVTDLLVSILVMPISTMYTVTGKWTLGQIVCDIWLSSDITCCTASILHLCVIALDRYWAITDAVEYSTKRTPKRAAGMIALVWVFSICISIPPLFWRQAKAEKVSNCVVNTDHVLYTVYSTVGAFYFPTLLLIALYGRIYVEARSRILKQTPKKAGKRLTRAQLITDSPGSSSSVTSINSKAPEGSSETSSPVYMNQVKVKVSDALLEKKKLTAARERKATKTLGIILGAFIVCWLPFFIISLVMPICKDACWFHMAIFDFFTWLGYLNSLINPVIYTMSNEDFKQAFHKLIRFRCTS; this is translated from the coding sequence ATGGAGGTTGTCGACCCCTGCCAGGCGCCGCTGCTCCCCGCCAACGACTCTTACCACGGCCGAAACTGCAGCGCCGAGGAAGGGATCTACCAAGAtgccacccccctgccctggAAGATCGTCCTCACTATTGTCCTGGCGCTAGTGACCCTGGCCACGGTGCTCTCCAACGCCTTTGTCATCGCCACGGTCTACCAGACGAGGAAACTCCACACGCCGGCCAACTATCTGATCGCCTCGCTGGCCGTCACTGACCTCCTCGTCTCCATCCTCGTCATGCCCATCAGCACCATGTACACTGTGACAGGCAAGTGGACGCTGGGCCAGATCGTCTGCGATATCTGGCTGTCCTCGGACATCACCTGTTGCACGGCGTCGATCCTGCACCTCTGTGTCATCGCCCTGGACCGCTACTGGGCGATCACCGACGCCGTCGAGTACTCCACGAAACGGACTCCCAAGCGGGCAGCAGGCATGATCGCTCTGGTGTGGGTCTTCTCTATCTGCATCTCCATACCCCCTTTGTTTTGGCGGCAGGCGAAGGCCGAGAAAGTCTCTAACTGTGTGGTGAACACGGACCACGTCCTCTACACCGTCTACTCTACGGTGGGAGCCTTCTACTTCCCCACTTTGCTGCTGATAGCCCTCTACGGGAGGATCTACGTGGAAGCCAGATCGCGGATTTTGAAGCAGACGCCAAAGAAAGCCGGTAAAAGACTAACGCGGGCTCAGTTAATCACAGACTCCCCGGGGTCGTCCTCCTCCGTCACGTCCATAAACTCCAAGGCTCCCGAGGGATCCAGCGAAACGAGCTCTCCCGTGTACATGAAccaggtgaaggtgaaggtCTCAGATgccctgctggaaaaaaagaagctcaCGGCCGCCAGAGAGCGGAAAGCTACAAAGACTTTAGGGATTATTTTAGGAGCCTTCATCGTCTGTTGGCTGCCCTTTTTCATCATCAGCTTGGTGATGCCTATTTGCAAGGACGCTTGCTGGTTCCACATGGCCATCTTTGACTTTTTCACGTGGCTTGGATATCTCAACTCCCTCATCAACCCCGTCATCTATACTATGTCTAACGAAGACTTCAAACAAGCTTTCCACAAACTCATACGTTTCCGATGCACAAGCTGA